A genomic segment from Colletotrichum higginsianum IMI 349063 chromosome 5, whole genome shotgun sequence encodes:
- a CDS encoding CVNH domain-containing protein, giving the protein MIKFSLPMPFRGLLLALGAAQVIQAGFLDDGCGFINEGSQFTLRGDGSITTYCNDKFCSTVGFTVLNLNDCITNVVGDLRPKADGERGNFWKSCKDCYIEGSHIKCQCSRLDGSFKESSLDVNSIVFNWNGYLACHSQISNCYPMTWQCMPDNWWPEGWRPTVVDTPCDIWQAATMTPPNLTLPPGLKLASNLLPGRTE; this is encoded by the exons ATGATCAAATTCAGTCTTCCCATGCCCTTCAGGGGTCTTTtgctcgccctcggcgccgcccaggTCATCCAAGCCGGCTTCCTTGACGACGGCTGCGGTTTCATCAACGAGGGATCGCAGTTCACCTTGCGCGGTGACGGCTCCATCACGACCTACTGCAACGACAAGTTCTGCAGCACCGTGGGGTTCACCGTCCTCAATCTGAACGATTGCATCACTAATGTGGTCGGCGATCTCAGGCCCAAGGCCGATGGCGAGAG GGGCAATTTTTGGAAGAGTTGCAAGGACTGTTACATCGAGGGAAGCCACATCAAGTGCCAGTGCTCGAGACTCGACGGTAGCTTCAAAGAGTCCTCTCTCGACGTCA acagcatcgtcttcaactGGAACGGATACCTGGCCTGCCACAGCCAGATCTCGAACTGCTACCCGATGACTTGGCAGTGCATGCCCGACAACTGGTGGCCCGAGGGATGGCGTCCGACTGTCGTCGACACCCCGTGCGACATCTGGCAGGCCGCCACGATGACGCCGCCAAACCtgacgctgccgccggggTTGAAGCTGGCGAGCAACTTGCTGCCTGGACGAACGGAATAG
- a CDS encoding CVNH domain-containing protein, with translation MKLLTVFSLILGFIAMLFNAQPTFTDTSNSIGFIAGSSKSAETTITVTRNHPVFAVPHLTFQTVVTPVKKSTLANEGILVTHHQPTDTFLPSHFNAKAVFNTAREYRSEKTDDEVFFKAVQGDETSHEEASQGGERGPENNADGHENGPHEAARLVLDDRSPSAANTGGFAKTCASGWAVWDLGNTIWANCRGSGERRDALSWSRLGLDHMLGNDRGELVYRPGGDFSSTCADCARWGRTHLACRCLDERGEYHASAINLDKYIGNHDGLLCSEYECGVRENPPPGAN, from the exons ATGAAGCTCCTCACCGTTTTCAGCCTCATACTAGGCTTCATTGCCATGCTATTCAATGCGCAGCCTACCTTCACCGACACAAGCAACTCGATTGGCTTCATCGCAGGCTCGTCCAAGTCCGCCGAGACCACCATCACCGTAACTCGCAACCACCCAGTTTTTGCCGTACCCCATTTGACCTTCCAGACTGTTGTCACCCCAGTCAAGAAGTCAACCTTGGCTAACGAAGGCATCTTGGTTACCCATCACCAGCCCACTGATACTTTCCTCCCCAGTCACTTCAACGCCAAGGCGGTTTTTAACACCGCACGCGAGTACCGGTCCGAGAAGACTGACGATGAAGTTTTCTTTAAGGCTGTTCAAGGGGACGAAACATCCCACGAAGAGGCAAGTCAGGGGGGCGAACGCGGTCCCGAGAACAATGCAGACGGCCACGAGAACGGCCCCCACGAGGCAGCCCGCCTTGTCCTCGATGATCGCTCCCCCTCAGCCGCAAATACCGGCGGCTTCGCAAAGACCTGCGCatccggctgggccgtctGGGACCTTGGCAACACCATCTGGGCCAACTgccgcggcagcggcgaACGCCGCGACGCGCTCTCCTGGTcccgtctcggcctcgatcaCATGCTCGGCAACGATCGCGGCGAACTCGTCTACCGGCCCGGCGGCGacttctcctcgacctgcGCCGATTGCGCGCGCTGGGGCAGGACGCACCTCGCGTGCCGATGCCTCGACGAGCGAGGCGAGTATCACGCCTCAGCCATCAATCTCG ACAAATACATCGGTAACCATGACGGCCTCCTGTGCTCCGAGTACGAATGCGGCGTTCGCGAGAACCCGCCTCCCGGCGCCAATTAA